One stretch of Micromonospora echinospora DNA includes these proteins:
- the secA gene encoding preprotein translocase subunit SecA, translating into MSILEKFLRVGEGRMVRRLKAIAAAVNSIEDDYVNLSDDELRGMTDQFKERLEDGETLDDLLPEAFAVCREAASRVLGQRPYDVQVMGGAALHFGNIAEMKTGEGKTLTSVMPVYLNALAGNGVHVITVNDYLAERDAAWMGRVHEFLGLRVGVVLPNRPATEHRAAYECDITYGTNNEFGFDYLRDNMAWSKDELVQRGHFFAVVDEVDSILIDEARTPLIISGPAEHSARWYQEFATVVARLQPGTDGEGDYEVDYAKRTIAITERGVAKVEDRLGIDNLYESVNTPLVGYLNNAIKAKELYKRDKDYIVNDGEVLIVDEFTGRILHGRRYNEGMHQAIEAKEGVEIKQENQTLATITLQNYFRLYEKLSGMTGTAQTEAGEFNKVYKVGVVTIPTHRPMVRLDRPDVIYKTEKAKFNAVVEDIAERHEQGQPVLVGTVSVENSEILSHMLRRRGIPHSVLNAKFHAKEAEIVAQAGRRGAVTVATNMAGRGTDILLGGNPEFLAANELRQRGLDPVEQPEEYAKALEEILPTWKQACDAEAEEVAAVGGLYVLGTERHESRRIDNQLRGRAGRQGDPGESRFYLSLQDELMKRFRAGAVEAVMDRFNIPEDVPIESKMVTRQIRSAQAQIEGQNAEIRKNVLKYDEVLNKQRQVIYAERLRVLNGEDLSDQVRNMIDDVLTAYVVGATSDGYAEDWDLDQLWSSLKQLYPVGVTVEELEEEVGSRSGIDQDFLLARLKEDAHAAYDRREESLGEEAVRQLERMVLLQVIDRKWREHLYEMDYLQEGISLRAYAQRDPVIEYQREGFDMFASMMDGIKEETVGFLYNLDVQVEEAEPEAEQVELLEKPVEIRAKGLNRAPQQQGLQYSAPAVDGEAGRGVPVIERPEQQAPALGIGQQSERPAASTPRRAAAGASGQAVAASTARRAAPGQVDGGEGPSRNAPCPCGSGRKYKRCHGSPNGGN; encoded by the coding sequence GTGTCGATTCTGGAAAAGTTCCTTCGCGTCGGCGAGGGCCGCATGGTGCGTCGGCTGAAGGCCATCGCTGCCGCCGTCAACTCGATCGAGGACGACTACGTCAACCTCAGCGACGACGAGCTGCGCGGCATGACCGACCAGTTCAAGGAGCGGCTCGAGGATGGCGAGACCCTCGACGACCTGCTGCCCGAGGCGTTCGCGGTGTGCCGCGAGGCCGCCTCGCGGGTGCTCGGCCAGCGCCCCTACGACGTCCAGGTGATGGGCGGCGCGGCGCTGCACTTCGGCAACATCGCCGAGATGAAGACCGGTGAGGGCAAGACGCTCACCTCGGTCATGCCGGTCTACCTGAACGCGCTCGCCGGCAACGGTGTGCACGTGATCACGGTGAACGACTACCTGGCCGAGCGCGACGCCGCCTGGATGGGCCGGGTGCACGAGTTCCTCGGTCTGCGCGTCGGCGTGGTGCTGCCCAACCGGCCCGCCACCGAGCACCGCGCGGCCTACGAGTGCGACATCACCTACGGCACGAACAACGAGTTCGGCTTCGACTACCTGCGCGACAACATGGCCTGGTCGAAGGACGAGCTGGTCCAGCGCGGCCACTTCTTCGCCGTGGTCGACGAGGTCGACTCGATCCTGATCGACGAGGCGCGTACCCCGCTGATCATCTCCGGTCCGGCCGAGCACTCCGCCCGGTGGTACCAGGAGTTCGCCACGGTGGTGGCCCGGCTCCAGCCCGGCACCGACGGCGAGGGCGACTACGAGGTCGACTACGCCAAGCGCACCATCGCGATCACCGAGCGCGGCGTGGCCAAGGTGGAGGACCGCCTCGGCATCGACAACCTCTACGAGTCGGTGAACACCCCGCTCGTCGGCTACCTGAACAACGCGATCAAGGCCAAGGAGCTCTACAAGCGCGACAAGGACTACATCGTCAACGACGGTGAGGTCCTGATCGTCGACGAGTTCACCGGCCGCATCCTGCACGGCCGCCGCTACAACGAGGGCATGCACCAGGCGATCGAGGCCAAGGAGGGGGTGGAGATCAAGCAGGAGAACCAGACCCTGGCCACCATCACCCTCCAGAACTACTTCCGCCTCTACGAGAAGCTCTCCGGCATGACCGGTACCGCCCAGACCGAGGCGGGCGAGTTCAACAAGGTCTACAAGGTCGGCGTCGTGACCATCCCGACGCACCGGCCGATGGTCCGGCTCGACCGGCCCGACGTCATCTACAAGACCGAGAAGGCCAAGTTCAACGCCGTCGTCGAGGACATCGCCGAGCGGCACGAGCAGGGCCAGCCGGTGCTGGTCGGCACCGTCTCGGTGGAGAACTCCGAGATCCTGTCGCACATGCTGCGCCGCCGCGGCATCCCGCACTCGGTGCTGAACGCGAAGTTCCACGCCAAGGAGGCGGAGATCGTCGCGCAGGCCGGGCGCCGGGGCGCGGTCACCGTCGCGACCAACATGGCCGGCCGCGGTACGGACATCCTGCTCGGCGGCAACCCCGAGTTCCTCGCCGCGAACGAGCTCCGCCAGCGCGGGCTCGACCCGGTCGAGCAGCCGGAGGAGTACGCCAAGGCGTTGGAGGAGATCCTTCCGACCTGGAAGCAGGCGTGCGACGCCGAGGCGGAGGAGGTCGCCGCCGTCGGCGGCCTGTACGTGCTGGGCACCGAGCGGCACGAGTCCCGCCGGATCGACAACCAGCTGCGCGGTCGCGCCGGCCGGCAGGGTGACCCGGGCGAGTCCCGCTTCTACCTGTCGCTGCAGGACGAGCTGATGAAGCGCTTCCGGGCCGGCGCGGTCGAGGCGGTGATGGACCGCTTCAACATCCCGGAGGACGTGCCCATCGAGTCGAAGATGGTCACCCGCCAGATCAGGAGCGCCCAGGCCCAGATCGAGGGCCAGAACGCCGAGATCCGCAAGAACGTCCTCAAGTACGACGAGGTGCTGAACAAGCAGCGCCAGGTGATCTACGCCGAGCGCCTCCGGGTGCTCAACGGCGAGGACCTGTCCGACCAGGTCCGCAACATGATCGACGACGTGCTGACCGCGTACGTGGTCGGCGCGACGAGCGACGGCTACGCCGAGGACTGGGACCTCGACCAGCTGTGGTCGAGCCTGAAGCAGCTGTACCCGGTCGGCGTCACCGTCGAGGAGCTGGAGGAGGAGGTCGGTTCCCGCTCGGGCATCGACCAGGACTTCCTGCTCGCCCGCCTCAAGGAGGACGCGCACGCCGCGTATGACCGGCGCGAGGAGAGCCTCGGCGAGGAGGCGGTGCGCCAGCTCGAGCGGATGGTCCTGCTCCAGGTGATCGACCGCAAGTGGCGCGAGCACCTCTACGAGATGGACTACCTCCAGGAGGGCATCAGCCTGCGGGCATACGCCCAGCGTGACCCGGTCATCGAGTACCAGCGCGAGGGCTTCGACATGTTCGCCTCCATGATGGACGGCATCAAGGAGGAGACGGTCGGCTTCCTCTACAACCTGGACGTTCAGGTCGAGGAGGCCGAGCCGGAGGCCGAGCAGGTGGAGCTGCTGGAGAAGCCGGTGGAGATCCGGGCCAAGGGTCTCAACCGCGCGCCGCAGCAGCAGGGCCTGCAGTACTCCGCCCCCGCGGTGGACGGCGAGGCCGGTCGCGGCGTTCCGGTGATCGAGCGGCCGGAGCAGCAGGCGCCGGCGCTCGGTATCGGCCAGCAGTCGGAGCGTCCTGCCGCCTCCACGCCGCGTCGGGCGGCGGCCGGGGCGAGCGGCCAGGCGGTCGCGGCGAGCACCGCACGGCGGGCCGCCCCGGGCCAGGTCGACGGCGGCGAGGGCCCGTCCCGCAACGCGCCCTGCCCGTGCGGCTCGGGCCGTAAGTACAAGCGCTGCCACGGCTCGCCCAACGGCGGCAACTGA